One genomic region from Dehalobacter restrictus DSM 9455 encodes:
- the mraZ gene encoding division/cell wall cluster transcriptional repressor MraZ, producing MFMGEFLHTIDNKGRLIIPAKFRELLGNKSFITKGMEDCLFLYPENGWFDFVEKLKQLPVSQTRAREFTRLFFSSAAECEFDKQGRILVPANLRERAFLEKDVVVVGVMDRIEVWDSLKWREYSTNAAKNYEDDAESLAAMGLMI from the coding sequence ATGTTCATGGGGGAATTTCTCCATACGATAGACAATAAAGGCCGTCTGATCATACCGGCAAAGTTCAGAGAGCTTCTTGGCAATAAGTCGTTTATTACCAAGGGGATGGAGGACTGTCTTTTTCTTTATCCTGAAAACGGATGGTTTGATTTTGTGGAGAAGCTGAAACAGCTTCCGGTATCGCAAACCAGAGCCCGTGAATTTACCCGCTTGTTCTTTTCCAGCGCTGCCGAGTGTGAATTTGATAAACAGGGGAGGATCTTGGTACCTGCAAATTTGCGGGAGCGTGCTTTTTTGGAAAAAGATGTCGTTGTTGTCGGTGTCATGGATAGAATCGAGGTCTGGGATTCCTTGAAATGGAGAGAATACAGCACCAACGCTGCCAAAAATTATGAAGATGATGCTGAGTCCCTTGCTGCAATGGGTTTAATGATCTAG
- a CDS encoding patatin-like phospholipase family protein: MYGLVLEGGGAKGAYQIGACKAMQELGISYGAVAGTSIGALNGAMIVQDELDKAYELWYEMSPSKVFDIEEVRLEELKKLDISHDGLLYYMKKTKEIASSKGLDITFIKKLLQEIVDEDKLRESKMLFGFTTVSLSDMKPMEFFLEDVPKGKVVEYLLASSNLPAFQQEKIDGKHYLDGGFYDNLPLNMLVGKGFKEIIAIRTNALGRRRKLTDREVHVQYISPAETLGSILDFSNEQARYHLELGYYDVIRQFRRLKGQKYYIEPTGDEDFFIRMMLSLGEKKILALGEKLGFKGIPYRRMLYEYIIPKIAALLDMKKETSYEEMVIALLEFIALEQDIYRFRVYSFQDFLELVSTNLREVKTKSSGEAFALPAFVKQSGVLPKMVKNLILRELIRELFQEQNFAAAILPNKNSQDIT; the protein is encoded by the coding sequence ATGTACGGTCTTGTTTTGGAAGGCGGAGGGGCAAAGGGCGCCTATCAGATTGGAGCCTGTAAGGCGATGCAGGAATTGGGCATAAGCTACGGGGCAGTGGCCGGTACGTCTATCGGGGCGCTGAATGGAGCGATGATTGTTCAGGACGAACTGGATAAAGCGTATGAGCTGTGGTATGAGATGTCTCCCTCGAAGGTATTTGATATCGAAGAAGTACGGCTGGAAGAACTTAAAAAGTTGGACATATCCCATGATGGACTGCTTTACTACATGAAAAAGACCAAGGAGATTGCCTCCAGCAAAGGCCTGGATATCACATTTATCAAAAAACTGCTTCAGGAAATCGTGGATGAAGACAAGCTTAGAGAATCCAAAATGTTGTTCGGATTTACGACGGTTTCCCTGTCGGATATGAAACCCATGGAATTTTTTCTCGAGGATGTCCCCAAGGGCAAAGTTGTAGAATATTTACTGGCAAGCTCAAACCTTCCTGCTTTTCAGCAAGAAAAAATTGACGGAAAACACTATCTTGACGGCGGTTTCTATGACAATCTGCCTTTAAACATGCTGGTGGGCAAAGGTTTCAAAGAGATCATTGCTATCAGGACCAACGCGCTGGGCCGTCGCAGAAAGCTTACGGACAGGGAGGTTCATGTTCAATATATTTCTCCCGCCGAGACGCTTGGCAGTATCCTGGATTTCAGCAATGAACAGGCCAGATACCATCTTGAACTTGGTTATTACGATGTTATAAGGCAGTTCAGGCGTCTGAAAGGCCAAAAGTATTATATCGAACCAACAGGGGATGAGGACTTTTTTATTCGCATGATGCTGTCTCTCGGTGAGAAAAAAATTTTGGCGTTGGGAGAAAAGCTGGGCTTTAAAGGCATTCCTTACAGGAGGATGCTTTATGAATATATTATACCGAAGATTGCTGCTTTGCTCGATATGAAAAAAGAAACAAGTTATGAGGAAATGGTAATTGCTCTTTTGGAATTTATTGCCCTGGAACAGGATATTTATCGGTTTCGAGTCTATTCGTTTCAGGATTTTCTGGAATTGGTCAGTACGAATTTACGGGAAGTGAAAACAAAAAGCAGCGGGGAAGCATTCGCCCTGCCTGCTTTCGTGAAGCAAAGCGGCGTTCTGCCCAAGATGGTGAAAAATCTGATTCTGCGGGAACTGATTCGTGAACTTTTCCAAGAACAGAATTTTGCTGCTGCGATCCTGCCAAATAAAAATTCGCAGGACATTACCTAA
- a CDS encoding DUF1858 domain-containing protein translates to MITKDMVIGQVLRQYPQTAEIFVALGMHCLGCPSATRESVEGAAITHGKNPDDLVAELNKAVGQ, encoded by the coding sequence ATGATCACGAAAGATATGGTTATCGGCCAGGTTCTCAGACAATACCCGCAAACTGCAGAAATTTTTGTGGCACTTGGTATGCACTGTCTGGGATGCCCGTCTGCAACAAGGGAGAGTGTTGAAGGCGCTGCGATCACGCATGGCAAAAACCCTGATGATCTGGTGGCAGAGCTTAACAAAGCCGTCGGACAGTAA
- a CDS encoding beta-galactosidase: protein MFKRFTVILVSMFIIAALAVSICWENTPGVELYSDNPVTKPYRIAQDLGGKWNSYSSLRQALTYENEAMDNMIDVLDLNQAKDLIIPSSQGFDVAAKKFSVTGKWSYKTAQLVLEGVNGKVSVFLNGIDDVNLIGEVEGNGGVYILNFPASRFDFSKENTLYLKAEKNSVQQNRIFGWLWPEQGKITGQVRLEAVSETTIDLSSIAVSYDSAKKQVKARVKIKHHDMLEQGPWVLNGALTANQQKLAECVLPLSTNGKFEQDAELVFQVPTAHSWSPEDPFLYELNLNITNNRGGYDSLQLPVGIRQLGTANGKWIMNGTALDVRGQIISQEQDYTIRNQRQTETFLKNLKSGGYHVICFMGFFPDESWLYAADKLGVGVWLEMPVGFTASSKIPDPAVFEDLAAVAAKHPSVLAWTIAKGIDDSAASSEYFRKAGDMISGFSQYQLSFPKGPVDSSVTENILILPEGLQGEWGKLTYYSDGSANMVQPSDSKWKTEKVAVILWLICLVFLSAQNFFSIKWKYQELFNDLPKRAVRRAFFWCCLSLVARMGTLGAIVASPLFNLPVDTIPPWISYDFTWLKEVQDLPFALVCILISFFLIVLRLLQVGVAASAFPQNPGTLGLTCWMERKYGWIVLVGVAFVLTIYGMPYYFPIATYILLSVIFLPARIRGSWKAGGKHSRLLIVPATVFFGILITCSWHYQDFFYLIQMVLPNIDFSFHLF, encoded by the coding sequence ATGTTTAAAAGATTTACAGTCATACTTGTTTCGATGTTTATTATTGCTGCTCTTGCAGTATCCATATGCTGGGAAAACACTCCGGGTGTTGAACTATACAGTGATAACCCTGTCACTAAACCGTACAGGATTGCCCAGGACTTAGGCGGAAAATGGAATAGCTATTCAAGCTTAAGACAGGCTTTGACCTATGAAAATGAGGCAATGGATAACATGATTGATGTTTTGGACCTCAACCAGGCCAAAGATTTGATTATACCTTCGAGTCAAGGGTTCGATGTTGCCGCTAAAAAATTTTCTGTTACCGGCAAATGGAGTTACAAGACGGCTCAGTTGGTTCTGGAAGGGGTAAACGGAAAGGTAAGCGTATTCTTAAACGGCATTGATGATGTGAATTTGATCGGTGAAGTTGAAGGAAACGGCGGCGTATATATTTTAAACTTTCCTGCCTCCAGATTTGATTTCAGCAAGGAAAACACGTTGTACCTGAAGGCTGAGAAGAACAGCGTTCAGCAGAACAGAATTTTTGGCTGGTTATGGCCGGAACAAGGAAAAATTACCGGTCAGGTACGCTTGGAGGCAGTATCAGAAACGACCATTGATTTATCGAGCATAGCTGTTTCGTATGATTCAGCGAAAAAGCAAGTGAAGGCCCGCGTGAAGATCAAGCATCACGATATGCTGGAGCAAGGACCTTGGGTCTTAAACGGAGCTTTAACCGCTAATCAGCAGAAGCTCGCCGAATGTGTACTTCCGCTGAGTACCAACGGCAAATTTGAGCAAGACGCGGAGCTGGTTTTTCAGGTGCCGACTGCGCATTCCTGGAGTCCGGAAGATCCTTTCCTGTATGAGCTTAATCTGAATATAACCAATAACCGCGGAGGCTATGACAGTCTTCAGCTCCCGGTCGGAATCCGTCAGCTGGGAACAGCAAACGGAAAATGGATAATGAACGGTACAGCCTTGGACGTCCGGGGCCAAATCATTTCCCAGGAACAGGATTACACAATTCGAAATCAGCGCCAGACGGAGACCTTTCTGAAGAACCTTAAATCCGGCGGCTATCATGTGATCTGCTTTATGGGCTTCTTCCCTGATGAGAGCTGGCTGTATGCCGCAGACAAGCTTGGCGTGGGCGTATGGCTGGAAATGCCTGTCGGTTTTACGGCGTCGTCTAAGATACCGGATCCGGCGGTTTTTGAAGATCTTGCTGCCGTTGCGGCAAAGCATCCGTCGGTATTAGCCTGGACGATTGCCAAAGGCATTGATGATTCCGCGGCTTCCTCAGAATACTTTCGGAAGGCTGGAGATATGATTTCCGGCTTTTCACAGTATCAACTTTCATTCCCAAAAGGTCCGGTTGATTCAAGCGTAACAGAGAATATTTTGATCCTGCCTGAAGGATTGCAGGGTGAATGGGGAAAACTGACTTATTATTCCGATGGGTCAGCCAACATGGTGCAACCATCAGATTCCAAATGGAAAACGGAAAAAGTTGCCGTAATTTTATGGCTGATCTGCCTCGTGTTTTTGAGCGCCCAAAACTTCTTCTCGATTAAATGGAAATACCAGGAGCTGTTTAATGATTTGCCCAAAAGGGCCGTGCGCAGAGCTTTTTTTTGGTGTTGTCTGTCGCTCGTGGCCCGCATGGGAACGCTCGGAGCGATTGTTGCTTCTCCACTTTTTAATTTGCCGGTCGATACCATACCGCCCTGGATTTCTTATGACTTCACCTGGCTTAAGGAAGTACAGGATCTCCCGTTCGCACTTGTCTGCATCCTTATCTCCTTCTTTTTGATCGTCTTAAGATTGCTGCAGGTTGGTGTTGCAGCTTCAGCCTTCCCTCAAAATCCGGGGACGTTGGGGCTGACATGCTGGATGGAAAGAAAATACGGCTGGATTGTTCTTGTTGGCGTTGCTTTCGTGCTGACAATATACGGCATGCCTTACTATTTCCCGATTGCGACGTATATCCTTCTGTCCGTTATATTCCTGCCTGCCAGGATCAGAGGCTCCTGGAAAGCCGGTGGGAAACACTCACGCCTGCTGATCGTTCCAGCCACAGTCTTTTTTGGCATTCTGATCACGTGTTCATGGCATTATCAGGATTTTTTCTATCTGATTCAAATGGTCTTGCCTAACATCGACTTTTCTTTTCATTTATTTTAA
- a CDS encoding Fur family transcriptional regulator — protein MNAVEILKGLKDKGIRFTPQRQAILEFLLVTDSHPTAEEIYKQVKTKFPGVSLGTIYNTLNMLKEHGFLLELPCGDMSSRFDGNPVNHYHVMCSRCGRVVDFHSALIDMDAMVTDKTGFDVHTHNLVFYGVCPGCQDSKE, from the coding sequence GTGAATGCTGTCGAAATTCTAAAGGGATTAAAGGATAAGGGAATACGCTTTACTCCCCAAAGGCAGGCAATTTTGGAATTTTTATTAGTTACTGATTCCCATCCCACTGCGGAAGAGATCTACAAACAGGTGAAGACGAAGTTCCCCGGTGTGAGCCTGGGCACGATTTACAACACACTGAATATGCTCAAGGAACATGGGTTTCTTCTGGAACTTCCTTGTGGGGATATGTCCAGCCGTTTCGATGGTAATCCGGTAAACCATTATCATGTGATGTGTTCGAGATGTGGCAGGGTTGTCGATTTTCATAGCGCATTAATTGATATGGATGCAATGGTCACTGATAAAACAGGCTTTGATGTGCATACCCATAACCTGGTGTTTTATGGGGTATGTCCAGGTTGTCAAGACAGCAAAGAATAA
- a CDS encoding DUF362 domain-containing protein codes for MAYIITDDCTTCGSCVDECAVGAISEGDGKYVIDADTCAECGACVDACPSGAIIEG; via the coding sequence ATGGCATACATTATTACTGACGACTGCACAACATGCGGATCCTGTGTCGATGAATGTGCAGTAGGAGCTATTAGCGAAGGCGACGGCAAATATGTCATCGATGCTGATACCTGTGCAGAATGTGGCGCTTGTGTAGACGCTTGTCCTTCTGGTGCAATTATTGAAGGATAA
- a CDS encoding histidinol-phosphatase HisJ family protein, whose translation MLDLHVHLLGHLDREVTRGNIRLFLDEAKKKNLVQIGFADHDMYWNDLNLDLIREVAEEYPELQVRIGLEVDYREENEELIRKRISSYPFDYTIGSVHEISGWFFDYPEEEEEHLRRDPDSLYLEYFALVEKAAASGMFQIIGHFDLIKLFKIRPRTDVRILAGRTLETIRKQGLAIEVNTNGRYKPVQEFYPEPKLLELIYQMGIPITLGSDAHEPSTVGRDLEEVVQQLKLFGVKEITGFAGQRPHALMFKNTLIGE comes from the coding sequence ATGCTTGATTTACATGTTCATTTGCTCGGGCATCTTGACCGGGAAGTAACAAGGGGAAATATCCGTCTTTTTCTTGACGAGGCTAAAAAGAAGAATTTAGTTCAGATTGGTTTTGCAGATCATGATATGTACTGGAATGACCTAAACCTGGATCTGATCAGGGAAGTCGCCGAAGAGTATCCTGAATTGCAGGTGAGAATAGGTCTTGAGGTCGACTATCGGGAAGAAAATGAAGAACTGATCCGCAAACGGATTAGTTCATATCCCTTTGACTATACGATCGGTTCTGTCCATGAAATTAGCGGATGGTTCTTCGATTATCCCGAGGAAGAAGAAGAACATCTTAGGCGGGACCCTGACAGCTTGTACCTGGAGTACTTCGCGCTGGTGGAAAAAGCAGCTGCCAGCGGAATGTTTCAGATTATCGGGCATTTCGATTTGATCAAACTGTTCAAAATCAGGCCGCGGACAGACGTAAGGATTCTTGCAGGCAGGACCCTGGAAACGATTAGGAAGCAAGGACTGGCCATCGAAGTCAATACCAACGGACGGTATAAGCCTGTGCAGGAATTTTATCCGGAGCCGAAACTGCTTGAACTGATTTACCAGATGGGCATCCCAATCACCCTAGGCTCAGATGCGCATGAACCAAGTACGGTGGGACGTGATCTTGAAGAGGTTGTCCAGCAGTTAAAGCTATTCGGCGTAAAAGAAATAACCGGGTTTGCGGGGCAAAGACCTCATGCTTTGATGTTTAAAAACACGCTGATTGGAGAATAA
- a CDS encoding Na/Pi cotransporter family protein, with protein sequence MLVPICFTFLGLMILLTGIKILRDGLEKFTGSYFQLVLQRFTATTGRGFISGILATSILQSSTALTVMAISFVDAGLLSFQNTFGLILGSNIGSTVTPQLLSLPLKDFAIWLVPPGFLGFWLLKGKIKFFCYALAGLGLMFFSLSVLESAMIPLASTSYFQERLLHLNSSYLESIVAGTVLSAALHSSSATAGLVMVLTERGWLDLPTSLAFIFGANIGTCFTALIVSAFTSRSAQWVALFHVFVNVFGVLMFYPLLDPLTEMIRFLGGSLSRQIANGHTIFNILSSLMVLPLLPYISRLLARSR encoded by the coding sequence ATGCTTGTCCCCATCTGTTTTACTTTTTTAGGCCTGATGATATTATTGACAGGAATAAAAATTCTTAGAGATGGCCTGGAAAAATTCACAGGGTCTTATTTCCAGCTCGTTCTGCAGAGATTCACCGCAACCACCGGGAGAGGATTCATCAGCGGCATTCTGGCGACAAGTATCCTGCAATCGAGCACAGCGCTGACCGTAATGGCAATTTCCTTTGTTGACGCCGGTTTGTTAAGCTTTCAAAATACGTTCGGACTGATCCTCGGAAGCAATATTGGCAGCACGGTAACGCCCCAGCTTTTGTCTTTGCCGCTCAAGGATTTCGCCATATGGCTGGTCCCGCCCGGATTTCTAGGGTTCTGGCTGCTGAAAGGCAAAATAAAATTCTTTTGCTATGCGTTGGCCGGCTTAGGCCTGATGTTTTTCTCTCTTTCCGTTTTGGAATCCGCGATGATCCCGCTTGCCTCGACCTCATATTTCCAGGAACGGCTACTCCATCTAAACAGCAGCTATCTTGAAAGCATTGTGGCAGGTACCGTTCTCTCGGCGGCCCTGCATTCTTCAAGTGCAACGGCAGGCCTTGTGATGGTTTTAACAGAAAGAGGCTGGCTTGATCTGCCAACCTCCCTTGCGTTTATTTTCGGAGCCAATATCGGGACCTGCTTCACCGCTTTGATTGTCTCAGCTTTTACCTCAAGATCAGCTCAATGGGTTGCGTTATTTCATGTGTTCGTTAACGTTTTTGGCGTTCTGATGTTTTACCCGCTTCTGGATCCGCTGACCGAGATGATCAGGTTCCTTGGAGGAAGCCTAAGCCGCCAGATTGCCAACGGTCATACAATTTTTAACATCCTGTCTTCGCTTATGGTTCTTCCTCTGCTGCCCTATATCAGCCGGTTACTGGCCAGATCCCGTTAG